GTGCAGACAGGTGACAGAACTGCTAGAAAAGATTGATCATATGGTGTCCCGAAACAATAGCGGCCATTTTGAGCCAGACagcagagaggtggagagcagATAAGAGAAGCATGACAGTAGAAAAAGAGGCAGGACCTGCGAATGAAATTCAGACAATAATTGATAACAGGGTCATGGAATTCTGAATCAGACAAGATGACTGAAACTATGCCAATCACAGTGACAATAATATGACATTTGAAGTGCTGCTAATTtgaacaaaatgttttaaagcAAAAAACTTTTGAATGTTTTTACAAACACTGTTTTACTACTATATGAGATTTCTGTGAAATATATAATTTGTCTCACATGACAGCCTGTTAGAAATTCTGATTGACAAttgacaccacacactacaaaaAATAGGCATTTTGTATAATTGAATGAATGTATCTCATTCTCCTTGTCTTTTTGTGCTAATTTTGGTCCTGGTTAATCGTGCGCATACTTCAGTATGACAGAATTCCTACTAAAGTGTAAATATGCTAAAAACTGCAGTACTGATAAATATCTTTGTATTGCCTCCAAACGACATACATGACACATATTTATGGATGGCCTCCTTCATTACATACAGTGTACCTGTGAAATCCAGTGTGCCAGAATGCAAGCTCTAAATTATCTTTTTCTATGCTGGATGTTCCAGCCTGGTGTCTGACTTTAGATTCATAGCTAATCTTTGCATATCTGGGGCATGTTGGTATATTTGTTGCCATTTACCTTCCCATATCTTGTGATTAAAAACATGCTAGAACATCTCAAAAGAGTCTTGTCTAATTACTGAGTAATTCATCACAATGACATTCTCCATTAATGTCACATAACACTGTCCAAATGATCAGGCACTACTGTACCGTTAGGATATAGTGTATCACACCGAGGGAGTCCATTTTCCATACTGACTATATGTCATCCTATTTGGTACATAGCTACTTACCTACCAAAATCAACAATTGTATAAACAACATTATTTGAAAAGATTGTATTTGCTGTGCCACAACTGTGATTCACCTTTCATGAAGACCAGACTactaacaataaatacaatcaTTTGTATTATATTCAGATTTCATTTATTATCATACGTCTACCTCCGAAAAGGTTTCTTTGTTACTTGATTACACTATTGTTTAACAAGGCACAAGTTGTGGTGTCATAAAGCAGCAGCCCGTGATTCTCCAATACACGTCTTGGCGAGTGCAGTGAACgtctcctcactgtcctctatGTGTCCGCCACCTACGGCCCACATCATGTGCACGACGAAGCAGACACCGATaaaatgtctgaaaatgtcTTCCATTTTGAGGGCCCAGTTGATTAGTCTGAATTCAGTAATGATTGACAAAATGACCATAAATCAGATAAGCAAGAGTGAAAAGGGCTGTATGAAAAAGGAGTGTGGTAAAAGATTAATAGAGGATATTAATATGTTTTCTTATAACATATCTAGAAAAACTGTGTAAAGACAAAACTTATTACTAATAGTAAGGTAACAGAATACACAGTCAAATTACTTTAATGTGATCTGTTGATAATCAAATGCTTTAAAATGGCACTTGCAAGAAATTACGCTTTGCTAAAGTAAAGACAAACATAGCGGCAAAGGCAATGGACAGGGTCCAAACAGAACAGACCTGGAGGCCTGTCGATGCTCATGGAAAATGTATGAATTGTGGTATTTGTGTCTGTCAGccccagcggcagcagcaggacCCCGCTTTAGACCTCTGAGCATGGAGATTGAGTGCAGACCTTGAGGACTGTCGATGCTTATTTCAAAATTATGAATTGTGGTATTCGTGACCGTCAGCCATAGTGGCAACAGCAGTCTCCACTTACGACCTCTTGAGATTCAAATATTGATGCAAGACTCATCCTGGCAGAAGTAGAGCTATACATTGAATGAATAATAATTTAGATATTTTCTATATGCTTTttggaaaacacattttgacGATAGGAGATTTGGATCAGAGGATGTGGACATTGGAGAAATGGGAACATGATATGGGTGAATGCGGAATGTCTGATTGTATTTAGCTGATTTCCTCGTTAACACCTTGGGTTTTAAATAGATAGTAGACCTTCTAAGTACTCTTGAAAACATAGAAAAGCATAGAAAACATTGGATGTTGGCAATCTTGCATTGAAGCAGGTAAAATGGATTCAAACTCCTTCTAGATTGTGACTGAGTTTGCGATCCATTGTGCTGCTGGGAAAAACACCAGGAACAATCCATGAAAActcagtgttttatttttgttcagcATTTCGTcagcatttatttttatttattttgttttaaaggAAATGCTACATTTGGTTTCATCCTGTGGAAACAGGAATTTGGAGTGCTTGCTACAGAGGAGGAGCACAGTGCAACGTGTACAGAGGAgaagcacagagaggaggagcaaagaggagagccacagaggaggagcacagtggagagccacagaggaggagcacagtggagagccacagaggaggagcacAGTGGAGGAGCAAAGAGGAGGAGCACAGTGGAGagccacagaggaggagcacAATGGAGagccacagaggaggagcacAGTGGAGGAGCACAGTGGAGGAGCAAAGAGGAGGAGCACAGTGGAGGAGCAATGAGAAagagcacagaggaggagcaatgagaaggagcacagaggagagccacaggtggagagacacagaggaggagcacAGTGGAGGAGCACaggtggagagacacagaggaggagcacAGAGAAGGAGCAATGAGAAagagcacagaggaggagcaatgagaaggagcacagaggagagccacagtggagagacacagaggaggagcagagaggagagacagagtggaggagcacagaggagagcAACAGTGGAGAGACACAGTGGAGGAGCACAGAAGAGGAGCACAGTTTGACACGTCCAGAGGAGAGCCTCAAAGCTGAAAACCAACCTAGGGTTAAGAGGGTTTATTCCGGATTAAGCATTATCAAACCGAGGCTAAATCGGGTTGCCTTATtgaaattatatttttgtaagAATGTGAACAGTAAAGTAAAGTAtaccaaacaaaacatatgGGCCAAACCCATCTGTGTGTGGCATAACAAAATAGAGTGGAGCTAGGACTAAAGAGAGcacgactacgccaccctgggagTTGCGCCCAGGGAAATAGTTGAGGTGGAATCAAACTAGCCCACTAGGGGCACACAGGTTCGTAAAACTGAGGAAGCTGGAGACGTGGttccataaataataaatatgttttatttaataacaacaatacaaagtaccaaaacacacaatttGGTAACAATAGGACAGACAAGTAACACGTACACAACAGATAAatgaacagaacacagacacaggactgAGGCTTAGCAGTCAGGCAGGAGTATTAAGAAGTGGGGTATTACCTCCAGGAGGGCAAAGCAAACGTGCACTGCTCACACCAAATGCACATAAACCTAGTGAAAGGTGaatccacacacatcaaattAGCTCAAAATCGCACACGGGAGATACTACCATCACTATGATGGGGAAGGATGGACTACCTAGCCTTGGGCACCTAGCACAGCCAACAGAACattgaacacaaaacaaacagaaccaaaacaaccacacacacacgcgcacgcacgcacgcagcagCTGTTGCGGACAGAAGCTGCTTGCAAGGAGGACGAGACGTGAAGTCAAACGAACAGCAAACAGTAACTCTAAGCAAAACAGCAGCAGCGTCAAACCACCCAGGCCAATTCCAAGCATCCAACGGCAAGGAACGCATGACGACATGCAGCTGCAACTATGCGTCCGCTAGCTGTATGTAGCGCACAACGAGCGTACGATCCAACTCGAAGTAATACAGGTGCACAGCTGGGAACGAGAACCCAACCAAATAAGGCTCAGCGCTTCCACAACCTGGTGGACCTGAGCTTGACGCCACAGGTACCGTGGAATACGACGCATGCCCATATGGCACCTCGTTGTTCATTTATAGGGGCTGTACAGACTGACAGAGTGCCGCCTAATTACTGGCAAATTAGACGGACGGGGAGAAGTTAACAGACGGCGCAGTGACGTCAGCTTAAATCCGTCCTGCTACATGTGCATAAGCTATTGGATGAAGCCTATTTGAAGCTTCTGGGTCCATTCAGTGATGTGGAGTATTCTAAGGATCATAAGTTATACTGTATGGGACGGGAGTCATATCCATGGTGCCTGCAAAAGAAATTAGGTTTAGTGCACAGCTTTCTGTTGAGGGGTTTTCCACAACCTAAAAGGGTGGTACTTTGGGTTGATGAGTTCAGATATTGTCTGGTCCTTCAAGGACTCTTTAATTATGATTCCCCCTGTGGAAGGCAACACACAATGAACagcgttgcttcaggagcactgaagggaggGCTGTCTTTAATTTCAGTGCACACTTTCAGGTTGTTTCAGTGTTAATAATCAACTACATTTATTATCCATACCAAGACTTTGCTCTGGGATTGCTCTGGGATCATTTTCCTCTGTACTTGGCTACAACCAGGatgaaggtaaaaaaaaacctacgAATATTCTCTGATTGACAGTGAAAACTGCAAACTATATATTTTGCTAGTATTTAACTTATGACTGTAGTGCACATGGTCACTTTATGCAGTTAATCTGCAATCCTTAATTAACTTGCTTCTTTCCAAACGTATGGGAAAGTTTCTGATGTTGCTATTTGAAGACATAGAATTGAAGTGTGATTTACAATGACAGACCATGGGGGAATTAAGGAAAAAACAAGTAAAGTTCACAATTCATCCACTGAAAAACTTAATCAGACACATTCAGTGAAATATTCAGGAAGTTGCCTCATTTAAATGGTAAACCGACAACTAAGTGTAATTCTTGCCTGTAGGAAAACTAACAGATGTGACTTTTTCCCCCGGGAAGTCTTTTTACCGCAGTACTTATTGTTTCAGTGCTCTTTTGAGATTAGTGCTCTTTTCAGAGATAAAAACACATATGACTGACATTGATCTATTTCCCTATCCATTCTGAAGTGCAAGGGTCATAAATGACAAATGGTTTCACTCTCTCTTGACTGCAGGTTTTCTGTATTGCAGACTTGCAAGTAAAGTAAGTCACTCCGCCAGCTAATGGTAAGATTTTATTGTAACAGTCtgatgaaatataaaaaaaaaattacagttAAAGAGATATTTACTGAAATACTTTCATGCTTTTACTTTAAGTTTAATACTTTCACCCCTTTCTTTATGTCAGACTTACTGGCAATTCAAATTTGCAATGTGTTCATATTGTAGGTGTCGACAAAGATTTCTAAAACTGTGAAAGAGCAGGAATAAGTGATGGAGGCCGGTGCACCATTAACTAGTAAGTGCacttgtattttgtatttgttcctTTAGTATTGATCCATTATTAGACAGCATGTGTTTAACCGTCCTTAAATGCTTTATTAGATCGACTTGATTGACTTTCAGATTTATGCCTAAAATCCTAAAAAATAGTACCCCTCAGTGAAGATCAATGGATTTTTAACAGATATTGTGCAACTCGAATGCCAAATACTAAATTCTGGTCAGTGGAGACATTTGGCTGTCACCTCCTTATGAATGATTAGGCCTCCCATTGATAACTGATCATTGGCAATCCAATTGTTTCACATTAATATTCTTAGTGAAATTATTAATGTCTTTGTCTCTCAGCCTTATGAAAATGGTACAAAGTTGGGCTTAGGCCTTCAGGGTGATACAAACCCCTCCATATTGTACAACCCCTCCCTTTGTATTTCAAGCTCCTAATTACCCAACCTGGTACAGTCAATTTACGTGAACGTGATTAATTTTGTGTTTTGACACCATTAACGCAGGTTCTGCTATGACCTATTTCTTCACCCAAAGTGTatataaatactaaataaagcTATTTACTGTAACCTACCTGTGAAGGTTGCTGACCATATTCATCATTGgacagtctctgtctctgttttgtatTATTAGGATGGATGTAGGATGGATTTGTGGTTAATCTGCAATTAACTCTGGATATTGAATCATGATTTAATTTGGTAATatattgacagcactaattctTACcagtctctttccttctcttttccagAAAACCCATATTATCTTGCAGACATTAGACTAGTGCTTCTGGGGTCTGCAGAAGAAGGGAAGAGGTCAGttggaaacaccatcctgggtaAAGATGAGTTTAGTGGTCAGAAAACTGCCTTATGTGTGACAAAAGGTCGAACAGTGGTAGGGAGGCAGGTCACTGTTATTAACACACCAGGCTGGGGTAGAGAGCAGCGTCTCGCTCAAACTCCTGTAAGTGTTCAAGAGCAgcatctgcagtgtgtgtttcctccagGAGTCCATGCTCTGCTGTTGGTGATACGCGCAGACAAGAAATTCACAGAGGCCCACAGGGCAGCACTGCAAGATCATGTAGAGCTTCTTGGTGAGAATGTGTGGAATCACACCATGGTGCTGTTTACCTGTGGGGACTGGCTGGGAGAAACACCCATTGAACAGTTCATTTATAGTGAAGGTGCGCCCCTTCAGTGGGTTGTGGACAAATGCAGCTACAGGTATTATCGTATCAACAATACTGACAGGGCTGATGTCACACAGGTCTCACAGTTGCTGCAGTGCATAGAGTGTGTAGTGGCTATGAACAAAGGGCGATGTTTTGAGATAGACAGTCAAAGACACAAGGCAGAGGTcatgaaaatgttttatcaGGAAAAAGCAATGAAAGATATGCGACTGAGAAATCAGCAGAATACGGGGATGGGGGATGATCCAATGCTCAACAGATGTAAGAGTGCAGAGACACCACCTACAAGTGAGTTTGCATTGACTCTTCTGGTTCATTTCCACctgtattctattctattctgctGTAATACAAGCTGTACACAGTTGCAGATTAATTTATTTCTATTAATTCTATATTGCATGAAATTATTATGTTTTCACAGTGAAAGAAGAGGATAAAGAGACAAAATGCTCAACAGCTCAAGCTCAACAATAATGAAAATCAGAATGGAAGCCACACAAATTGTCACAAAAAAGGAGTTTGCACTTAACAACCACAAACTCTTCCCCAAAGGAACTGATTTAGATGTACTTTTACAGAATGAGTCTTGTTTACTGTGTCAGCTATGATTGTTGTTTATAAATATGTAATATGCCTGGAAAGCATGCGTATTTGATGAAGGCATGTATTCAGAATTACACAAAAGGAAATTGACAGACAGTTTCAAGATAGTTCATATGAATTCTaaagtgtgtgactgtattttgatttaaaaactgCCCAGATGTAACAAGTGTCTGAAGACCTGGGATCATGATCATAAAATACCCAACATATGTGTTTCAATTACATTTAAGGACAAAAAATTGTGCATGGTGATGCTTGTGAATATTGTGTAGATATAtggcatatgtgtttgtgtttgtgactgtgtgtcagtgtgagtgtgagtgtgagtgtgagtgtgtgtgtgtgtgtgtgtatgtgtgagaatatTTTGCCTTTGCATAGGTTTCTTTCACTTGTTTAGAGAACAAAGCTAAATTAATACAACCAAATGTAACGCTGTCCCTGTAAAATAAAACTGAGATAATAGTTTTAAAATTCTTAAATACAAATGAGAAGATTAAACATATTACACTTCATTTTACGGTTTTGTGTTTTGACCTCCAAAATGTACTGCTTAACAACTGCCAGAAAAACAAAGGCTGTGCAACAGTTAACATTCAGCCAAACACGGAATAAACCATAACAAGTTGAGCAGACAGCCCTTAGCGTATCACACTGAGGGGGTTCATTTTGTGATGACTACTGGCCCTTAGCACTGGCCATTCATTATCCCACATCTTACATGGCTACCCAGCAAAGGAACTGATGATTTGACAAAGAACAACACCTTCAGATGATTTAATTTACAGTGTAATAACTGGCAATCTgaatattcattcatatttaatTGCATACAACAGTTGTAGTGTCTTAAGTCAGGACTTCATTTAAGAAATGGTAAGTCAAATTtttaataatgataacaataataatgtcaTTTTATGATCCACAACAAGAACATTTCGTTCAAGAACTTTGCACTGGGTTTGTACTCTCATTTTCttatctgattggctggaaccaggattaaaaagaaaaatgacttATCATAGCTACGGCAAGGTTAGCTTTCTAGGTATCTAAGTTGCCATGTAATTAATTACATGTTATGTTCTGAGCGAGGTTGTTGTCAGCGAGTATGAAGATCCACAGAAGATACGCCGTTCCAAGACCCTCTTCATTTTTGTTGAGCAACTCGTGTCATCAGGACTATAAACCTGCATTTACTTTTTGTTTAAAGTTAGATATTGGGGATTAAGTAATATGTCTCTGGAGGGTCTTTTTTAAAGGATGTCAGTCACATGGATGTAGACACAGCAAGTTATGTACTGAAAAACAAAGTGAAACTGGAGACCGTTTAGAGTACAAAGGCTGAAAGTAGGAGACCAAGTAAAGGGCTGTTATCCTCCTTTACACAAGATAAGCTCTGGGAGCTGAAACGTGATTGTGCATCCAGATATCAAAAATAGAAAATTTAAGGGAAAAGTGCAGTCTGGATGTGTATCTGTGCGATATACATCTGTGCTATCTGTAATACCATCTGATAATAaagatttaaaaataattaaacaaCAGAATCTGAATAGTTCCTGACTAATGTAACAATAAGACAAATCAACGTTCTTGTTCTCTAGTCACATGACCAACCAGCCATTTCATGAGCTGAATGGAAAGCAGATGCCCCTGTAGCGCCACCTGCTGTTTTGgtgcatttgcatttgcaaCTCATATACAAGCGGAGAAATCGTGCCAAAAATCACCTGTGGATCACCTCACCTCAAGAATCACCTTTCCCCCTGTGGAAAGTAACACACAATCAacaacattgcttcaggagcactgaagggaggGCTGTCTTTAATTTCAGTGTGTACTATCCAcattcagtgtttcagtgttaaTAATCAACTACATTTATTATCTATATCATAGAGACTTTGCTCTGGGATTGCTCTGGGATCATTTTTCTACTTGGCTTCAACCAGCATTAAGGTAAAAAGAAATCTACGAATATTCTCTGATTTACAGTGAAAACTGAAAGCTGTATATTTTGATAGTATTAAACGTATGACTGTAGTGCACATGGTCACTTTATGCAGTTAATCTGCAATCCTTAATCAATTAGCTTCTTTCAAAACGTATGTGAGCATTTCTGATGTTGTTATTGTGATTTACAATGACAGACCATGGGGGAATGGAGGAAAAAACAAGTAAAGTTCTCATCATCGCAGTACTTATTGTTTCAGTGTTCTTTTGAGATTAGTGCTCTTTTCAGAGATGAAAACACATATGACTGACATTGATCTATTTCCCTATCCATTCTGAAGTGCAAGGGTCATAAATGACAAATGgtttcactctctcttgatTGCAGGTTTTCTGTATTGCAGGCTTGCAAGTAAAGTAAGTCACTCCGCAAGCTAATAATAAGATTTTAGTGAAACAGTCTAAAGAAATATTCACATTTCTTACAGTTAAAGAGATATTTATTGAAATACTTTCATGCTTTTACTTTAAGTTTAATACTTTTACCCTTTACTTTGTGTCAGACTTACTGGCAAATACAATTTTAGattttttatttctatattAGAACGATGTCTGAAAattattgttttctttattgAAGGTGCTCAGTATGAATTTACAAGTATCTTCTCAATAGAATTGTATTCATTTGCATTTACTCTGCAATGTGTTCATATTGTAGGTGTCGACAAAGATTTCTAAAACTGTTAAAGAGCAGGAATAAGTGATGGAGGCCGGTGCACCATTAACTAGTAAGTGCacttgtattttgtatttgttcctTTAGTATTGATCCATTATTAGACAGCATGTGTTTAACCGTCCTTAAATGCTTTATTAGATCGACTTGATTGACTTTCAGATTTATGCCTAAAATCCTAAAAAATAGTACCCCTCAGTGAAGAAAGGTGATTTTTTAAACAGATATTGCGCAACTTAAATGCAAAATACTCAATTCTTGTCGGTGGAGACATTTGGCTGTCACCTCCTTATGAATGATTAGGCCTCCCATTGATAACTGACCATTGGCTGGACATGTTATTAAAATAGCTATAGTTCTACTAGCTACCATTGCACTGGCAAACCAATAGTTTCACATTAATATTCTCTGTGAAATTATTGATGGCTTTGTGTCTCAGCCTTATAAAAATGGTAAATGGTACAAAGTTAGGTTTGGGCGTTCAGGGTGATACAAACCCCTCCATTGTATTTGAAGGTCCTAATTACCCAACCTGGTACAGTTCATTTACATGAATGCGATAATgcaaataatttttttaatgtcaCAAATATTTTGACACCAATAACGTAGGTTCTGCTATGACATTTTCTTTACCCATAgtgtatataaatacaaaataaagctATTTGCTTTAGCCTACCTGTGAAGGTTTCTGACAATATTTGTCATTGGACAGTCTCTGTCATtgttttgtattattaattcaGTATTCACTCCCATATTGACAAGAGTATTAACACTTGCTGTTTTATAGTACATTTTAACAAGTAAAAATAGGATGGTTTTGTGGTTAATCTGCCATTAACTGTGGCTTTTGATTATTATTTCTTATTACTGAGTAATCATGATTACATTTGATAAGATATTGACGGCCCTAATTCTTacccgtctttctctctgttttccagGAAACCCTCATTATCTTGCAGACATTAGACTAGTGCTTCTGGGGTCTGCAGAAGAAGGGAAAAGGTCAGttggaaacaccatcctgggtaGAGAGGAGTTTAGTAGTCAGAAAACTGCCTTATGTGTGACAAAAATCGGAGCAGTGGTAGGGAGGCAGGTCACTGTTATTAACACACCAGGCTGG
The DNA window shown above is from Clupea harengus chromosome 11, Ch_v2.0.2, whole genome shotgun sequence and carries:
- the LOC116222482 gene encoding GTPase IMAP family member 4-like, with product MEAGAPLTKNPYYLADIRLVLLGSAEEGKRSVGNTILGKDEFSGQKTALCVTKGRTVVGRQVTVINTPGWGREQRLAQTPVSVQEQHLQCVFPPGVHALLLVIRADKKFTEAHRAALQDHVELLGENVWNHTMVLFTCGDWLGETPIEQFIYSEGAPLQWVVDKCSYRYYRINNTDRADVTQVSQLLQCIECVVAMNKGRCFEIDSQRHKAEVMKMFYQEKAMKDMRLRNQQNTGMGDDPMLNRCKSAETPPTMKEEDKETKCSTAQAQQ